attgattaggtgtacatacttagctaattaaattagttaactcactttaAGTTAACCTAAATATTTACCTCAATATTTAGgttttagaatgtactctcataattaattaattaggtgTACCTTCACCGCATTGGGATCAACATTGATTCCTCCTGCCATTCATGTCCCACAATCGAAGAGAATATCGCTCATATCTTTATTGATTGCAGGATAGCCAGGATGCTTTGGCTGGACATGGGTCTTAACATGGAAAACATTCTCAATACTCCTACCCACTGGTTACAAAACCTCCACAACCTAAACCTGCCCCCTATATATGCTCACCTTACTTGGTCAGAGTTATATCCCTTTATTCTCTGGCACATTTGGTTAAACCGTAATCATAATACTTTCAACAATGATTCTATCAATATCCACATTAACCACATTGTTATGCGAGCTTCTGAATATAAATACTCTACCTCTCGTGTGTCTTTCCCTAATACTAAAATAGAGGTTCAAATAAAATGGCACCTCCCTACCCCTGGTTATACTAAACTTAACACTGATGGAGCTTTTTCCCCTACATCTCATAGAGGAGGCATTGGTGGAGTATTTCGTGATAATAATGGGGATTGGTTGTTTGGTTATTCCAAGGCCATTCATAGTTTAAATTCTACAATGACGGAACTGCAAGCTCTTTGGCAGGGCCTCCAGTTAGCTTTGGACAAAGGCTACACTCCACTTGAAGTAGAAACTGATTCGGTGGAGGTCCTGCATCTGCTGGAAAAATCACAACCTATTTATCACAATATTTTAATGGATTGCAGGTTGCTTTTGAGGAGGTTGGGGAATCCAGTGGTGCGACATAACTTTAGGCAAGGGAATCAGCTAGCAGATGCGTTGTCAAAGCAAGGATCCAAACTCATCCCACATAATCCAGTCACTTATCTATCAGTGTGTCCTCCTACCATCAACAACATTTTGCAAGCGGACAAGCATGGAGTGGCAACCTCTAGAATGATATCTACGGTAGCATGTAGTAGTCTAGTCAAACTAGGTAATATTAATGTTTTGTCTATCTCTGATAGCAACTATGTACCAAGTACTATGTATGAAACAAGTTAGTATTAATATAAATATCCgtttaaccaaaaaaaataaaaaaataaactcACTTTAAGTTGCAGAatatttcatgtccattccttatacctTTTCATATACTCAAGCTATTAAGTTCTAGataactttttaaattaattgtttatatcacatgtttaaattattatttttttcattcAAAAGCAAATCGTTCGTTGTAAAGTAAATATCCTTATATTATGTTTATTTAAAGCTAAAATTGTTAGTCACTTTAATCGTGCACTTTATTTACTTGTAAATAATCACGCAATACGTATttgtatacatatacaagtaCTTATACCTTTCACTACGTAAACATTCATGTTAGTTATTCCTTAGTATAAATTATATCAACATTtttgcacatatacataataaccAATCATTTTTACACAACCCTCACCTAAGCAAATTAGGTCTAGTCGGGAACCATattttgtggattctgaaggatgcttAACACCTTTCCTTTGGAATAATTTGAATCCTTATTTAGAATCTCACTTGCTTTCGTAGATTATTTTAAGTTACATACATTAATAATTTACAAGTatcctagtataccttaaatgctaggtggcgactctgtacataatcaATCCTTCTAGAGCCCCATAAGTTGTACTTTATTTAGCcttggtaaaaatagggtgcaacaagGAGTTTGGCCATGATAAGCGTTTGTGTAACCTACGGGGCCGTGGTGGTGCAAGTACCTCTGGTGGTGGAAGAACCTCTCGTAGTGAAAGAGCCTCTCGTGGTTAAAGAACCTCATGATTTTATGGATGTATTATAATTCTTCTTGATGCATTCAAATTGTCTTGAATATGAATCTTAAGTATTTTTTTTCTTGTAATGAAtgatgtatattttttttaatgaagCATCTTGAATTAGGCATTATTAAAATGTGAATTTTTTTAACCGAATGACTTATATAAAAGTTCTTAACCAAAAGAGTTATATAAAAGTTCATTTATATAAGTGTGTCATattttgcgcatttaaatgttgcgcaatataaaAGTGTCATATAGAGCGGTCAAAAACGTGCATaatgttgtcaaatcaaggatgTCATTCCAAAAACTCATATTAtgtgcatttaaatgttgcgcaatataaggCGAGCATAGTGTTGTTAAATCAACGATGTCATTCCGAAAATTCATATTTTGCGTATTTAAATATTGCGCAATATAAGTGTCATATAAAAGGGTCAAAAGCGAGCatagtgttgtcaaatcaaggaaCTCATTccaaaaactcatattttgtgcatttaaatgttgcgcaatataaaTGTGTCATATAAAGCGGTCAAAAcgagcattgtgttgtcaaatcaaggaaTAGTATATAACATGAATGACGAACAACTAGCATTCACATTAAACGAGTTATTATGTCAATTTGGAACCAATTTTCTGATATtagttctattacatgttttaccccaacAAATATATTCGAAGCAATGGGTAGCACATGAGAACTAGATGAGGAtgattttaattactcaaataacccgaaCCACAGATacaatcaagaatacaataatacAATGAGAGTTGAGTGGAATTGGCTAGTTAGGGAGGTTGAAATGCTAGAACAAAAATTGAGGGCACTCGGACTCAAACGTCCAAAAAGTCGTGCTACGTCAATGCCTCATGGTACACCACAAGAGTTCAATTTTGCTCTCaaccgttttcgcgaagagaacaatcagaTGAAAATACGTTGCCTCAGGGTAGAATTTGGTCAACATGGTTACGTCAGATTCaaatccaagtgggattcggactgtgagatgtTCGATGAAGATGAATCCCTGTGAtcctattaatattttttttataataaagtaGATAGGTATGGTCATAATGACGACCCCAAGAGTACTtaggggtttgcaactatataagtagtctTTCATTTGTTATTGaactacaacatattcaatgtTGAGTAGTAGAAATGTAGATTGGTCGGTATTCCTTCCAAATGATTCGAATAACAGTGGTGATGAAAGCTTAAATCATAGCAGCTATTCCGGTGAATCGAGTTATCTTAGTAACAATGAATTCAAGATAGACGATTTGAAATCCCACCTTTTTATatagcgtaatgatgatttttccaatgtgaaatattcagatccacgagaatattattgcgggttACGTCGAGAATGGACATATCGGCATGCCAAATCAAAATGTCTTGTTCGTGatttggaaaatctcaacgcttaAATTCCAACAAGATTCGCAATGACCATGCCTCGAACTGATCCACATTCTTGCGAGGTtgtcgtacaaaggattagaaaagaaaacaacagaatgctaggAAGTCGTTgcagattttacatgctaaagctGGCCGAAGAACAAGCCTCATCAACGAGTAGAGAGCTAACATCTACAGAAAAaagatatgtcttaagaaacccaaaatattattttGAGAATGATATTGAGGACTTCGATTCTGATCATGATTAGGGATTATTTTGGTTCACTTGCTTAggttttgggtcatttaagttccgGCCCCAtgatttaatttatatttttaatttatgatgaagtcatcaatttgaagaaaattagtattgtcacacccctttttaaccgggttgatttaggaggtatgacgtattggtgattcctgtttattttatttgaggagtcgccacctaattaatttaccggtgaattaggacacctacaggttaactaaggcaaagttagaactaaacctcaattaatagtctgtttaaccagtgtgattctaggtaagggctctatattattctaaagggaaggggttaggcatcctttagaatccgctaactacggttgtccggccaaacttaggttaattaattaaagttaaatataatgcttaaaatttagaaaataattttaagatattgctaaagttttttaaaagaaaataatgttagttaaaataagatttacagaaaatataataatttgtataaaagagactttaaatgccattttttgaaaatatgaTTTATGAATGTTTGTTAAGGtttagacgaaagtataatagtgttgtttaaaataatactcatAGAAAAACATAATAACGTACAAAGaagattctaaaaaaaaaaaaaattaaatgagaCTTGAAAATATGGATGAAGCCTTAAATGAAAGATAGTATTTAGTAAGATTtaggaaatgtgataatttcatgaaataaaacttacaagCGTTGTTAAGATAAAAATGCCATCTAAAGAAGACTTATAAATATGACTAAACTTTTAACTAAAATGCTGTTTaacataagatttgtataaaaatgtAATAGTTTGCGTACAATGTGATAGTTTTTGAGAAAGGGCTTAACAAATTTGAATTTTTGATTAGGTTACATGAATATGGCAAtatagaaaaatctagacttatttttatAAACAGAATGTAAAAGtgagttttcttctctttcattAACTCTGTTTAACTAAATTATGCAataattcttgaaaatatgttcataaaatatacttgaatttgcATTTATATATATCTGAAAATATATCGCATTACAACGTGAGTTCTAGAAAGTTGTTTGCAGGGTGAATTATAGAGCAAGAACGGATATAGAATATacattttttatgttataaagaCATGCTTTTGAAAATCAATAACAATGAACCTTATGGCATTAATTggtttttccttaaattaactacccattattaaattaAAACCCACTAATTTTGCTaaagtttatctaaattaacaaacaaaagtgttagtcatacaacacaACTTAAATGCTCAAAATAAAATAGAAGGGGaaagaattaaatgggctcagcccattttcggaTTGATAGCTGTTTGCCTGGGCCAACAGCCCAATATTTGTTTCCTCTGCTGTGGACTGTTGCTATCGCATGGGCCTTAGCCCAATATCATTTCTTGCAAactgatggggctgactcgataagagagtttcgttgggctttagcccaacattgaatgcggaagacgagtcctcggactcgtatgtgaaggtcatgcataaaatgaaagagaAGGAAAATAATCAGTACATGATCAATGAATAATGTTAACATGTAAAGTATAAACTCAAAATAAATCAGTAGACTAtatatatactgtgtatatttaaaGTATACCTCCTGTATAAATGTATTGAAACATATAGTCACGTACAAAAACCAGTTACAAAGTGCTCTTAATGGAAAGATTATGCACAACAAAACAGCGAACAGAGGTTTACAGCATGCAAATATATTCATGAATCATATAATGGCAAATAGGGGCACACAACATCAGTCAAGTATACCATTAGACATACCAGCCCTTAAGTTCCCAGATGAGCTTAGATCAATTTAAATAAAATGGAGCATAGCACAACCCCCTTAAGACTCCTAAACACATTTACTATTTTTTACGGCTAACACAGGCAATGATGCATTTATTCATTGTAGACCAAATGCTCACAGGATAATAAACTATCGACAGAAGAAGGGTTAATAAGTTAATAATTTCAAATAATCTGAACAATAGAGTAGGGCAAGAGAACATTCATGTAGTTAAGTTATAAACGCAAAGTTCTAACAGGTGCTGAACCCTTACTTCTTAACAGAAAGTGAGTTATAGTCATATAGTAGAAACAGTTCGATACATGACTCAGAGTTGAAATTCCTTTCCTCAATCTTTCTTAAACAAAATTAGTCTACATTGGTTCATATCAACATTCTATACTTAGAGATGAGCATTTTCAGTTCCAAGCTCAACCATCAGCATTTTGTGTTGCTCTGAAATGGGAACAACCAATGACCCATTCTTTACCAACTTATATTAACCTAGATTCATCTAAGAATTCTAATCAATGGGACAAAATATTAGAGTATGAAAAAGGAGAAAACACTTCAGAACAACCACATCATCTCTTCTTTTAaagcaacaaaaaccaacatgaACATGTTTGATTGGAGCACAATTCATCCCAGTTATCAGGTAAGCGTACTAAGCAGACCCACATAAACCTTCTAAATGAAGAAAAACTAGACTAACTGACGCATAATCATGCTTAACCGAATGAAATAATCATATAAGACCTGCTAGATTTAAGCTAATCTAGGCACACCAAACAGATTTACATTATTAAATAAGGTAGGAGAGCTTTGTTCATCTAACTATAATCAGCATGCTTAACGACCAACTAAACTAGCACACCTGACCCTATTAAGGCAAATTAAACCTCGCATGGTATAACTCTTATATCTAGCACAAAACTGGACGAGTAAACATAATGAAGACAAACTAACGGCAAATAACCAAATGAAACAGCACGCTACATCGTAGAAACATTTAAGTATATCATAATGACAATTAAACTAAATAGCAAACTAAGCATATAAACACACTACATATAAACTGAAAAATGAGGAAAAGGAATGAAGTTCACCTTTTTCGGAGGCAGCGAAGTGAGTACGGGGCCTTCGATTCacgctcgaacacttcaaattcgataTCGCGAGACTCGAATTCGCGACAAACGCATAGTAGacgaaaaaaattatttgagtaTTTTTTGATTCGATGTTTCGTGATATTGTGACAGCTAAAAGAAATTACTTTGCAAGGGATTCCTTGAACCGAAAATCAGTTATTGAGGAAACTTTCTGAATCAAAGATTTCGTTCTTTTGGGGGTTTTCTcgataccaaaaaaaaattctctgTTCTTGGAGGGTTTTCAACAATCAAAATGGAACATCAGATTCTGGGGGGGTTTCGCTTCTCTCCCAAAATCCCCCCGTCAACGAACATCGAAAATCCAGTTTTATAGGGGAAATCTAGGGTTTCTTTGTGAAGGGGAGAGAGAAGCGGGGACAAGCGAAGGTGGAGGACAGATGAGACAGGGTATGGTGGAGACGAAGAAAGGAGTGGGGTGTCAGAGAGGTATGGGTGTAGCAGTGGCGTGGGAGGTGTCAGAGATGAAGTGGGTGGTAACGTGGTGTGGGGTGGTGTCAGAGGAGAAACGTGGGTGTGGTGGAGGTTGACGATGAAAGAGGGGTGTCAGGGGTAATGTGGAGGGAAGTGAGGAAAGGGAGAGGAAAGTGAAGGAGAACAGGGGGAGACAGGGGATGGGGTGGTGTGCGGCGGAGATGGAGGAGGGAAAGAGGTGTGAAGGAGGCGGAGCAGAGGAGGTGATGAGGCGGAAGAAGAAAATGAGGGGAagccctaaaagggttccccttattttgagtaaaacgagtcggacccagtccatttgcggactgggtcaatttttagaccaggtATTAAAAGAATAGCTAGCGAATTAAACACGGACTGGTCTACAAATTAGGGTAAAAAAATATAGGCtggtcaaaaaatatttatgagttgattggactttgatttgaaaTCCGAataatcaaaatacggactgagtgcaaaaaatagtttggcttctaaatttggataaaaagacccattttaaataatgatataccgagggtgacaaaatattgcttaataccaaaaatgtgtgattgttagactcgggtaataaaatcatatggtgttataatagccgtgtaataatatatattatttttctttgaaaatccgcactaaataaatactattatttaattatgcaaagataaatgcgtaagctggtaaaatgccgaaaatgataaaaattgtgaattataataatattaataaataataataataataataataaaaaaatgcggtaaataataataattgatagaatgatacaatggcggtattgataaaagactaataagtatatattttttattttccaaaaaatattagaagcgcaaatgggtatttcggaggagaaacgggacaaaattgggtgtcaacaagtatGTTTTaaatttgctttgattgttatagtctattattaatatatataagcTTCTTAGaggtaataatacataaaaagttcaacaattcataattttaaagaaaacgaaaataaattagtacataaaaggTGTTGATTACATAATACATAAAAACGTGCAACTAGgaaaaacaaaatacataaaaataacaaacTAAACCGAAAATACATAAGAAATAataacttaataaacaaaatacatagaatttataaacaacaacaagatagcacaaataatctttcaaaatttcagcttttttttttcaaagcatttttcttgtgttgagtgtctctaaggttagccttgaaaaaaaatcatttttttttattcttttagcAAGACCTCCAAAACGTCAATTTTTTCTTGAGCTTACATAAGCTTAAACTACAAGTCAAACTTCATGGTATATCTAGTGATACGTGAAGTTGCGGTATCTCTATCAACAAGAGGCTTTTTAAACTTTGCCGCCGACATTTTATCCACGGGAATGTCATCTTCTCATCgaaaatgtttgcaaccattcatATCCTATAAACATGATAAGAAAATCGGTTTTTGAAAGTAAAATATGtagataatgtgaaaaaaaaacCTAAACCCTAAAAACTTGTAAAAGCACTTACTTCGGACACTTTACAGCGCCAAAAATGATGACCCGAATTATCTTGGGTCCTTGATGTTCTTAGCTTATAATAATAACCGCATTCACAAACATCGAGTTTTATAGTAAAGTTTGATGTTTCGGAGCTTTGAGATATGATTTTCAGGAGTTAAAGTATATTGAAAGAGTGAAATAGAGGAGGTGAAGAGTGACTTGAAAATAATAGAGCATTAAGCTTTATATTAACCCCTATTGCGTAGAAACTCTTTTTGCGCAGAAATTCCTGCGCAAAAGGTTGTAGGATAACAattctttttgtttgtttttttagtGGATATTTATGCtaaaatcccacaaagtggattatttaagttgcggactccctAGTCTCACAGGCAAAGAAGGACCACTTGAATGGCTACAATGTTGAGACAAAATATCTTACTTTTAGCCtcctattttcttcttcttttgtcttCCTCAATGatgggaaaaaaaaatggaatgctCATCTCTGTACAACAAAAATTCTGTAATAGGAACTTCAGGTTTCTCCTCAAGAACTCCTGAGAATATTAACTGTCACACTTTTCCATCAACCTGTTCTTTTCCTTTAACTTCTAAAAACCCCTTTGCTACCCTTTCTTCTTCTACAACTACAGCAAAGTGTTATGGTCAGAATTATGGGGATGAAGAACCCCTTTCTGCTTTTTTGGCATATGATGTTCTTGGTGTTGCTCCTAATTGCTCTGCAGATGAGCTGAAATCTGCTTTCAGGAATAAGGTAactaaaaaatatgcatttttgGATAAACCATTCAAGAATCCATGCCCATTTTCCTGTTCTCTGTTACAAAAAGATTATCTTTTTATACCATTTTGAGCTTTCAAGGTTCATCCGTTCATGCTTAAAAATTGATTATGATGGTTATTTTGTTTGGTTTAATAATTGATGGACACAGGTTAAGAAGTTTCATCCTGATGTAAGGAGAGATGGGGATAGTTCAGATAAAATGATTCGCCGAGTCATTCAAGCCTATGAGGTAAGTAGTCCTAGTTGCTAAGGAATTTAGGAATATTTCGTCCTGAGTAATAAAAAAGTTTGAAGTTGTTTCATAAACCCTTCGAAAAATTGAAGGACTCTTGGTTTACAGAGGAAATGCCAAATCAAAATGCTTTCTTTTGGTTGCTTAAATTTCCATTCTCAAATGATAGCTGACTCCCATCATTTGAAATGAAAGCAGATGTTATCCAACTTCACGAAGTCAGAGATCATTGAAAGGTAAATTGGCTATAAGTTTATAATCTTTAATGAATCTAAATCCTGAGATTCCTTTCAATTGGATTTTCTCAACCCAATCTAGTGATCATCACTGCAGCATTTcgtctttttatttttctagagTATTGGTCCTTCAGGTAATATTTCTCTGCCATACTCACTGTTTGAGTTCTGCAGGGAATGCTTAGATCCATTTGATCAGCCAGAATGTGAGGCATTCGATCTCTTTGTTAATGAGACTGTTTGTATTGGAAAAGGTAACAACTCGTTTACGACTTGAGAAATTCCATCATGATCACCACTTGAAAATAGAGGATGTTAAAAGTACAGTCTGCTGAATTTATACTCTCTTTTCCCGAGCTCCCAAGAATTGAAAACTACGATAGTTTTTTTTCTCTAAAGTACTTGTAAAACTACAATAGGTAGTAGTTTGCTTCTTGTGAAATCCTGCTACCAGCTTCTTAAAGGCCTGCATTATATTAATGATATAAGTGTGGCAAAGGCCAAAAGGAGATGAATTAGTCTATAATTAGACCATCAACAACATTTCTGCAGGAGTTTCTATTAATCACATAGCCCATTCATGCAATGGAGCATTTCATATAAATTCCAACCTTTTGCCCATGAACTACCATAAATGTGTACTTGTTTCAAAGATTATCCAAGAATTTCACCTAATCTGACTGAAGTTGATTGCCATATTTCACATAGCTCCTTCGAGTTAGTATATAGTTTAAAAATTTCTGCAACCCAAAAGGGAATATTACCTTTTCTGAGAGTCTGAGACTTACTTATCCATACAAGAGAACCACCATGGTTTAAGTTCTGGATATGGGAGTTGCTCTTAAAATGTGTTCCCAATTCGGGCATTTCAAAATCCAGTGAACATGGTTTACTTATCCTGATAGTAGTTTTCTAATCTCCAAAGATATCAAAGCTCTACTGCAGCGGTTTATTAATAACTTAATTTCAACTGTGAATCCAGTGATTGCCTCCTTCACCAGTTTCTGTGAAATTATCTTTCAAAAAGCAGCCATAACCTGCAAGTGATTCTTCCTGTAGACTGTTTTAAAGGAAGCACATCTCCTCATTTGTCAGAATCCTTTGAATAATATAGAATTTGCATAGTTCCTGATCTCCCTCTTTTACAATATATGCAGGTTGTCCCTTTTCATGCGTTAAGAAAGCACCTCATGCATTCACTTTTTCCTCGTTAATGGGAACTGCACGGGCAACTTCTCAAGGTCATATAGTCTTACTAAATACTGAATTGTTACTATCATCATAGCATAGTCTGCTAACAGGAAAAGATTCtagtgaaaatatgatttttagtGAATAAAAGGAGACATAGCAAACTGAAAGACAATTACCTAAAATATTTTTGTTTGGCCTATTAAGGTTTTATCCTCTTCTTTTTCTAGCCATTGAACCAAAAGTTCTATATATTCAGGCCATGGTGAAGATTATCAAGTCCAGCTTGCAGTTGGTCAATGCCCCAGGAGTTGCATACATTATGTTACACCTTCTCAAAGAATAATACTTGAAGAGCTACTTGGCAGGTATTTTTACTGCTCGACTCAACTTTCATCCTGCTTTTGTAAAAAAGAAGAAGGCAAACTCTCAAACTAGAAGTATCCCACAAAAGAAGTTTATAGATATATTTACACAGGATAGCATCATATGTTATAATGCAGTCTGTTCACTTTTTCTTTCCAAGCTGTTGTGGATTatatttaaattttctttttgcTGCTGctgcctcctttttttttttttttttttttctccctttttttatCATTACTTTcgtgaaattttattttttgtagcaTCATGAGCAAACCTTATGATACATCAGCAGAAGAAGACTTGCTTTATTCGCTAATCGTAAAAGCCCGTTTTGAGAACAATCGCTACCAGAAGCCCAAGAAGCAACCTAAGGCCTCAACCAAACGCGTAGACTGGTTCTAAATCTTGAAAGTCCTCCTAGGAAAGGAGAAACTTGGAAGTTGAACAGATACTACCACTTCAAAGGCTATGTTATGCTAAGTTATGACATGGATGAcagggaaaatatttttcaatcgTAGACTGTCAACCTTATGCTGTGTTACCAAAGTCCTTAAAAATAGTCTGCATCTGCAGCATATGAGATGTTGTGGTTATGCGCCACCAAGTGTCAGGAAGAGCAGCTGCAACTGACTGTCTGAATATTGGGTGATATGAGATTTGATATAAATATGGAAAATTACTGATTGGATTAGGAAAGTTCATCTGTTGcatatttttctttttacatATCAGTATATTTTCAACTGTTGTAACTTGCCTTATGTTCTTGTTTACATATCTCACTTTTTATGGACAGCTATCTGTGGTTATCTTTTAAATGACctgataatataaaaaaaaaaacttttgcacTGTCAATGTATAGAAGTTAAGCTCTTCCCAGAAAGGTACCGGCTTTGTATAACAAGAGAAATATACTGCCTCTGTCTTCAATCTACTCCCACATTCGAAGTTTGAACAAACCTCAAAAGATCACACCATCTTCAGATTCTCATCTCAGAAGTTTCGAGAAGTAACTTTCTCATATCACAAACCACTGATCCACTATCTATAGAATAAAGTGACCAATTTAACTTCTGATACAGCAAGAAGGAAACACCATAGGATCTGAAGGGCCAAATTTTTTGACCTGACTGCATACGTACTTCCTAATCATTACAATTTACAATACCACATTGCGATAATTCTGAAGCAAGTTCTGTAATCCTAGACAATCCTTTTCTCCAATATTTCATTTTCCAGTAGAGAaagggaaaaattgataaaatgagCCAGAACACATCAATATAAGTCGAGAAAAGCACTGTATCTTAGCGAGGAGCTGATGATGCATAATAAAGTAAAACAGAATCTTGCAATAACAATGTTAAGGGCCAGCAGGAGCGTCAAACCATCTTTAGAAAGAAGGTTGAACACATCATTTAgcttttattatattttttaaatgAATAGCTAACTTTCAGAGACCTATCAACAAGAATCACTGTGTAAAGTCATCTCAATGAAACTTTTCTAAGTAGACTAGCATATTCCCTCTGTTCTAACTAATGTTCTTTTTCAGTTTACTAAGTTGGTTGGTAAATTCTTCCT
The sequence above is a segment of the Lycium barbarum isolate Lr01 chromosome 6, ASM1917538v2, whole genome shotgun sequence genome. Coding sequences within it:
- the LOC132645925 gene encoding chaperone protein dnaJ C76, chloroplastic, producing MECSSLYNKNSVIGTSGFSSRTPENINCHTFPSTCSFPLTSKNPFATLSSSTTTAKCYGQNYGDEEPLSAFLAYDVLGVAPNCSADELKSAFRNKVKKFHPDVRRDGDSSDKMIRRVIQAYEMLSNFTKSEIIERECLDPFDQPECEAFDLFVNETVCIGKGCPFSCVKKAPHAFTFSSLMGTARATSQGHGEDYQVQLAVGQCPRSCIHYVTPSQRIILEELLGSIMSKPYDTSAEEDLLYSLIVKARFENNRYQKPKKQPKASTKRVDWF